One Etheostoma cragini isolate CJK2018 chromosome 18, CSU_Ecrag_1.0, whole genome shotgun sequence DNA window includes the following coding sequences:
- the LOC117961019 gene encoding cell cycle control protein 50A-like produces the protein MMASSYNAKDEDGHITVSGPGGGTLRSKKPENTAFKQQRLPAWQPILTAGTVLPAFFIIGLLFIPIGIGLFVTSNNIKEFEVDYTGVDMSSPCFNCSQNFNWNSTRPCTCSIPFYLDQPYESNVYVYYGLSNFYQNHRRYVKSRDDSQLNGDIKSLKNPSKECEPYAFHENKPIAPCGAIANSMFNDTLELFYNDPNGTKIPIPLNTTGIAWWTDKHVKFGNPGGNNPNLTAAFQGTTKPVNWRRPVYELDADEGNNGFINEDFIVWMRTAALPTFRKLYRIINKKSSMVPTLARGNYSLEVVYNYPVRSFEGRKRVILSTISWMGGKNPFLGIAYITVGSVCFFLGVVLLIIHHKCGNRNNSADISN, from the exons ATGATGGCGTCCAGTTACAACGCCAAAGACGAAGATGGACACATAACCGTGTCCGGGCCCGGAGGCGGGACTCTGCGCAGCAAGAAGCCCGAGAACACGGCGTTTAAACAGCAGAGACTACCAGCCTGGCAGCCCATTCTCACCGCGGGCACAGTGCTCCCTGCCTTCTTCATCATCGGACTCCTCTTCATCCCCATCGGCATCGGCCTGTTCGTAACGTCCAACAACATCAAGGAGTTTGAG GTGGATTACACAGGCGTTGACATGTCCAGTCCCTGTTTCAACTGCTCCCAGAACTTCAACTGGAACAGCACGAGGCCCTGTACCTGCTCCATACCGTTCTACCTGGACCAGCCATATGAG AGCAACGTTTACGTGTATTACGGCCTCTCCAACTTCTACCAAAACCACCGCCGCTACGTCAAGTCGAGGGATGACAGCCAGCTGAACGGAGACATTAAGTCCCTCAAG AATCCCAGTAAGGAGTGTGAGCCATACGCTTTTCATGAAAACAAGCCAATTGCTCCGTGCGGGGCCATCGCCAACAGCATGTTCAACG ACACGTTGGAGCTGTTTTACAACGACCCCAACGGCACAAAGATCCCGATTCCTCTGAACACGACAGGCATCGCCTGGTGGACCGACAAGCACGTGAAGTTCGGAAACCCCGGAGGCAACAACCCCAACCTCACGGCCGCTTTTCAAG GTACCACGAAGCCGGTGAACTGGCGCAGGCCTGTCTACGAGCTGGACGCCGATGAGGGGAACAACGGCTTCATCAACGAGGACTTCATCGTGTGGATGAGAACCGCCGCCCTGCCGACCTTCCGCAAACTCTACCGCATCATCAACAAGAAGAGCAGCATGGTTCCAACTCTGGCCCGAGGAAACTACTCTCTGGAGGTCGTCTACA ATTATCCCGTCCGCAGCTTCGAGGGCAGGAAGCGGGTGATCCTGAGCACCATCTCCTGGATGGGGGGCAAGAACCCGTTCCTGGGCATCGCGTACATCACCGTGGGCTCCGTCTGCTTCTTCCTGGGCGTCGTCCTGCTCATCATCCACCACAAATGCGGCAACCGAAACAACAGCGCCGACATATCCAACTGA
- the LOC117961047 gene encoding cytochrome c oxidase subunit 7A2, mitochondrial yields MNRHIFALQQVARRTISSSVRRQVDNKVPQKQKMFQEDNGMPVHLKGGTSDALLYRTTMALTVLGAGYVVYELVKAAFPQKKD; encoded by the exons ATGAACAGACACATATTT GCGCTCCAGCAGGTGGCGCGGCGGACCATCTCCAGCTCCGTCCGCCGGCAGGTCGACAACAAAGTCCCGCAGAAACAGAAGATGTTTCAG GAGGATAACGGTATGCCGGTTCATTTAAAAGGAGGCACTAGCGACGCTCTGCTGTACAGAACAACGATGGCTCTCACCGTCCTGG GAGCTGGATATGTTGTGTATGAACTGGTGAAGGCAGCGTTCCCTCAGAAGAAGGACTAA
- the LOC117960997 gene encoding filamin-A-interacting protein 1 isoform X5, which produces MLVDERQLHIEQIDLQSQKFQDLTQKLQEKEQRLAAVNDHAKKDGQKVLKLESELEHRVAKFAQEHEEMTAKLADEESQSRQLRLKLAGLAHKIEELEERNKALQKSEEDLQELREKISKGECGDSSLMTELENLRKRVLEMEGKDEEIIKAETQCRELRKKLQGEENHGKELRLEVDKLQKRIVELGKLEGAFSRSKTECSQLHSNLEKEKRVVKDLGGELEKVKTQLKELQCSESKFEKTEMALKDDLMKLKSLTVILVDDRKNMAERLIQEEQKSDDLSKMFKAEQSKVTEVTEKLIDESKKLLKFKSEMEIKMTTLIKEKDELKTKLASEEGKCRELNTKLGCMKIRMDGLEETERETERKWFNRDNRNPDEDNKVKELTLEIERLKSRLKQLEVVEGDLMKTEDEYDLLEKKFRTEQDKANTLSKLLEEMKSQIARNKAIEKGEVTSPEAELRIRCKMEEAKTRELQADVQALKEKIHELMNKEDQLSQLQVDYSVLQQRFMEEEEKKMSMSHDFDNLTKELQATKRYSCALRPSLNGKRMVNVPVTSTAVQTDMMVSEVAVDNTAAGFIRNSVLEENHLMSNLRQRGLKKPTVLERYPPASAELEARKSWIPWMKKKEAITLTQTTSDKTNRASLLHPEEMTKPGQPLHIRVTPDHENSTATLEITSPRAEDFFSSTTIIPTLGLQKPRITIVPKPTTMASKSKNDLLGSLDRTKSPVTITTISRAKSPDKTNGCSSDKHQSPVSIITVSTTPVAEACASSEPHDITASRTVIKMTPEKPPGPAPFRKYSGNSNIITTEDNKIHIHLGPQFKRPSEGCGGQVLTLRSSESSKEMSTGTVLRSPRQPTMGKMTQSKMTSSITITPITSASARPTQSVLLLKCLNMKSGGGCSLDSTLSGYKTSSSDVQPARSAATRIPLSKGMKPSSKALLGVSTVTRLESRAESQSMKIELRKSMVCGSASAAGGKS; this is translated from the exons ATGTTGGTAGACGAGCGGCAGCTGCATATCGAGCAGATTGACCTACAGAGCCAGAAGTTCCAGGACCTCACTCAGAAGCTGCAGGAGAAAGAGCAGCGTTTGGCGGCGGTCAACGACCACGCCAAGAAGGACGGCCAGAAGGTCCTCAAGCTAGAGTCCGAACTTGAGCACAGGGTAGCTAAGTTTGCACAGGAACACGAGGAGATGACGGCCAAACTGGCCGACGAGGAGTCCCAAAGCCGACAGCTTAGGCTCAAACTGGCCGGACTGGCGCACAAGATCgaagagctggaggagagaAACAAGGCACTGCAAAAATCCGAGGAAGACCTGCAGGAGCTGCGGGAGAAGATCAGCAAAGGGGAGTGCGGGGATTCATCACTCATGACCGAACTGGAGAATTTGCGGAAGAGAGTGCTGGAGATGGAGGGCAAGGATGAGGAGATAATCAAAGCAGAGACTCAGTGCAGGGAGCTGAGGAAAAAGCTTCAGGGGGAGGAGAACCACGGCAAGGAGCTGAGACTGGAGGTGGACAAATTGCAGAAGAGAATAGTTGAACTGGGGAAACTGGAGGGGGCTTTCAGTCGGAGCAAAACAGAGTGCTCTCAGCTTCATTCAAACCTGGAAAAAGAGAAACGTGTTGTGAAGGATCTGGGCGGTGAGCTGGAGAAGGTGAAGACGCAGTTGAAAGAACTACAGTGCTCTGAGTCAAAGTTCGAAAAGACAGAAATGGCTCTCAAAGACGATCTTATGAAGTTGAAGTCCTTAACAGTTATTCTGGTAGATGATAGGAAGAACATGGCGGAGAGACTTATACAAGAAGAACAGAAAAGTGATGATTTAAGTAAGATGTTcaaagcagagcagagcaaGGTAACAGAAGTCACAGAGAAGTTGATTGATGAGAGCAAAAAACTTCTCAAATTCAAATCAGAAATGGAGATCAAAATGACAACCCTCATCAAAGAGAAAGACGAGTTGAAAACTAAACTTGCAAGTGAAGAGGGAAAGTGTAGGGAACTAAATACCAAACTAGGTTGTATGAAAATAAGAATGGATGGACttgaggagacagagagggaaacagagagaaagtggTTCAACAGGGACAACAGAAATCCAGATGAAGACAACAAAGTAAAAGAGCTCACACTAGAAATTGAAAGACTTAAAAGCAGGCTCAAACAACTTGAGGTAGTAGAAGGAGATTTAATGAAAACAGAAGATGAGTATGATCTACTGGAGAAGAAATTCAGAACAGAGCAGGACAAAGCAAATACCCTTTCTAAGCTGCTGGAAGAAATGAAAAGTCAGATTGCCAGAAACAAAGCCATAGAGAAAGGTGAGGTCACGAGTCCAGAGGCCGAGCTTAGAATTCGCTGCAAGATGGAGGAGGCTAAAACCAGAGAGCTGCAGGCGGACGTCCAGGCCCTTAAAGAAAAAATCCATGAACTGATGAACAAGGAGGACCAGCTCTCCCAGTTGCAGGTGGATTATTCTGTCCTCCAGCAGAGGTtcatggaggaggaagagaagaagatgaGCATGAGCCATGACTTTGACAACCTTACCAAGGAGCTGCAAGCCACAAAGCGCTACAGTTGCGCTTTGAGGCCAAGTTTAAACGGTAAGAGGATGGTTAATGTCCCCGTTACCTCCACCGCTGTACAGACAGACATGATGGTGAGTGAGGTTGCTGTGGACAACACAGCGGCCGGCTTTATCCGGAATTCAGTCCTTGAGGAAAACCACTTAATGAGCAACTTAAGACAACGGGGTCTTAAAAAACCAACAGTTCTTGAGCGATACCCTCCAGCTTCAGCGGAACTTGAGGCAAGAAAATCGTGGATACCCTGGATGAAAAAGAAGGAAGCCATCACACTCACTCAGACCACTTCTGACAAGACAAATCGTGCATCCTTGCTTCATCCAGAAGAGATGACTAAACCAGGCCAGCCTTTGCACATCCGTGTGACCCCAGATCACGAGAACAGCACTGCAACCTTGGAGATCACCAGCCCCAGAGCCGAGGACTTCTTCTCCAGTACCACCATCATCCCGACCCTTGGCCTTCAAAAACCTCGCATCACGATTGTCCCTAAGCCCACAACCATGGCTTCAAAGAGCAAAAACGATCTGTTGGGTAGTCTTGATCGCACCAAATCCCCGGTCACGATAACCACCATCTCCAGGGCCAAGAGTCCCGATAAAACCAACGGCTGCAGCTCAGACAAACATCAGTCGCCGGTGTCCATTATCACGGTAAGCACCACTCCTGTGGCTGAAGCATGCGCTTCATCGGAGCCTCACGACATTACCGCAAGCCGCACGGTAATCAAGATGACCCCAGAGAAGCCACCTGGGCCAGCGCCTTTCAGGAAATACAGCGGCAACAGCAACATCATCACAACAGAGGACAACAAGATCCACATCCACTTAGGTCCACAGTTTAAGAGACCTTCCGAGGGCTGCGGTGGTCAAGTTCTGACGCTCAGAAGCTCAGAAAGCAGCAAGGAAATGTCAACGGGAACGGTGCTCCGCTCTCCACGCCAACCGACGATGGGGAAGATGACTCAGAGCAAAATGACAAGCAGCATAACAATCACACCTATCACCTCGGCATCCGCCAGGCCGACACAGTCAGTG TTGCTtctgaaatgtttaaatatgaaatCAGGTGGTGGGTGCTCCCTAGATAGCACTCTCTCCGGGTATAAAACA TCCAGTTCAGATGTGCAGCCAGCTCGGAGCGCGGCCACACGGATCCCACTGTCAAAAGGTATGAAACCAAGCAGCAAGGCCCTTCTGGGCGTATCGACGGTGACGAGATTAGAGTCGCGGGCAGAGAGCCAGTCGATGAAAATCGAGCTGAGGAAGTCAATGGTGTGTGGCTCTGCCTCTGCAGCAGGAGGCAAAAGCTGA